From the Eleutherodactylus coqui strain aEleCoq1 chromosome 7, aEleCoq1.hap1, whole genome shotgun sequence genome, one window contains:
- the FGL1 gene encoding fibrinogen-like protein 1, translating into MDNSGFSYNVVFIITLLILPSMALEECLQEQLRLKAQVRLLEHQTKLQQIKIENLLQEKELQFMDRGDEMVVIDLGQQRTYSDCGEIYNDGHRRSGFYKIVPLQSNTSFSVFCDMSEGGGWTVVQRRSDGSQNFYRNWTDYKQGFGDFTTAKGEYWLGNDNLHYLTKQDDYILRIDLLDFEGQRRYADYKSFRVGDEESAYQISCGDYSGTAGDSLTGGFNPEVQWWANHNGMKFTTWDQDNDNYEENCAVEDKGGWWYNRCHSTNLNGLYYKGPYTSQTDDGIIWYTWHGWWYSLKYVAMKIRSVNFEPNLV; encoded by the exons GCCTTGGAAGAGTGTCTTCAAGAACAGCTTAGGTTGAAGGCCCAAGTGAGACTTCTTGAGCACCAAACCAAATTACAACAAATAAAAATTGAGAATCTGCTGCAAGAAAAGGAGCTTCAATTCATGGACCGAGGAGATGAGATGGTAGTTATCGACCTAGGACAGCAAAGAACATATTCAG ACTGTGGAGAGATCTACAATGATGGACATAGACGAAGTGGATTCTATAAAATTGTGCCCTTGCAGAGTAATACCTCATTTTCTGTTTTTTGTGACATGTCCGAGGGAGGTGGATGGACAGTCGTCCAAAGACGCTCCGATGGAAGTCAGAACTTTTATCG GAACTGGACGGACTACAAGCAAGGCTTTGGTGATTTCACTACAGCAAAAGGAGAATACTGGCTTGGAAATGACAACTTGCATTACCTGACCAAACAAG ATGACTACATACTCAGAATAGACCTTTTGGATTTTGAAGGCCAAAGAAGATACGCTGATTATAAAAGCTTCAGAGTTGGCGATGAAGAG AGTGCTTACCAGATAAGCTGTGGCGACTATTCGGGTACCGCCGGAGACTCTCTGACCGGAGGCTTTAATCCTGAAGTACAGTGGTGGGCAAACCACAATGGTATGAAGTTCACCACATGGGATCAGGACAATGACAACTATGAAGAGAATTGTGCAGTGGAGGACAAGGGTGGATGGTGGTATAACAG GTGTCACTCTACCAACCTAAATGGTTTGTACTACAAAGGACCGTACACGTCTCAGACAGATGACGGGATTATTTGGTACACATGGCACGGATGGTGGTATTCCCTGAAATATGTCGCTATGAAGATCCGATCTGTAAACTTTGAGCCAAACCTCGTGTAA